Proteins encoded in a region of the Flavobacteriales bacterium genome:
- a CDS encoding PorV/PorQ family protein: MIRSLKYFGVLLLACAFTTNLSAGNPDRVGSAGASQLLINPWARSSGWGGSNIASVRGLESLYGNVAGLAFTEKTELIFSRSSWIADIPINSFGFSQRMSESSVLAVAISSISLADIMITTELLPDGGLGTYSISATNLNVGYSKSFSNSIYGGFVLKAIIEGTSDVTASGIALDAGIQYITGEQDHIKFGIALKNVGPTMVFDGDGISFRGIAPDGEYTMTLEQRTNAFELPSLLNIGLAYDVPVLPENHRLTTAGTFTSNSFQNDQFRFGLEYSFKELVTLRGGYVYENDLSDGSTDLTGPSAGFTVELPLSGETTFGVDYSLRAADHFGMLNTIGVRIDL, from the coding sequence ATGATACGATCATTAAAATACTTTGGGGTTTTACTATTAGCTTGCGCTTTTACAACTAACCTTTCAGCTGGTAATCCGGATCGAGTTGGCTCTGCTGGAGCTAGTCAGTTATTGATTAACCCATGGGCTAGATCTTCTGGTTGGGGTGGTTCAAATATCGCCTCTGTAAGAGGTTTAGAATCTTTGTACGGCAACGTTGCAGGTCTTGCCTTTACCGAAAAGACTGAGCTTATATTTTCTCGTTCTTCATGGATTGCTGATATACCTATTAATTCGTTTGGTTTCTCACAGCGAATGAGTGAATCATCTGTATTAGCAGTAGCTATATCTTCTATATCGTTGGCAGATATCATGATTACTACCGAATTACTGCCCGATGGTGGCTTAGGAACTTATAGTATATCTGCTACAAACCTTAATGTAGGGTACTCTAAATCATTCTCTAATAGTATTTATGGTGGTTTTGTGCTAAAAGCTATCATTGAAGGGACTTCAGATGTAACGGCTAGTGGTATTGCCTTGGATGCAGGTATTCAATATATTACAGGTGAACAAGATCATATTAAATTTGGTATTGCATTGAAAAATGTAGGCCCTACTATGGTTTTTGATGGTGACGGTATTTCTTTCAGAGGGATTGCTCCGGATGGTGAATATACCATGACGCTAGAGCAACGTACCAACGCATTTGAATTACCATCCCTATTGAATATAGGTTTAGCATACGATGTGCCGGTATTACCTGAAAATCATAGACTAACCACTGCAGGAACCTTTACTTCTAACTCGTTCCAAAATGACCAATTTCGTTTTGGTTTAGAGTATTCTTTTAAAGAACTTGTAACCCTAAGAGGTGGTTATGTATACGAAAACGATTTGTCTGATGGGAGTACAGATTTAACAGGACCCTCAGCTGGTTTTACCGTCGAATTACCTCTAAGTGGTGAAACTACTTTCGGTGTTGATTATTCCTTACGAGCAGCTGACCATTTTGGGATGTTGAACACTATAGGCGTACGTATAGACCTGTAA
- the greA gene encoding transcription elongation factor GreA, which yields MSEIVYYTEEGLEKLRNELEHLKTTERRNVARQISEARDKGDLSENAEYDAAKEAQGLLEAKIAKMESEFSKARILDESQIDVSKVLIMSKVTIKNVQNGATMSYELVPESEADLKSKKISISSPIAKGLLGKQVGDLAEIQVPNGLMKFEIVDISR from the coding sequence ATGTCTGAAATTGTATATTATACTGAAGAAGGATTAGAAAAACTCAGAAATGAGTTGGAACATTTAAAAACTACTGAACGTCGTAATGTGGCTAGACAGATTTCCGAAGCACGTGATAAAGGTGACCTATCTGAAAATGCTGAATACGATGCTGCTAAGGAAGCACAAGGGCTTTTAGAGGCTAAGATTGCTAAAATGGAATCTGAATTTTCAAAAGCTAGGATCTTAGATGAATCACAAATTGATGTCTCTAAGGTTTTAATTATGTCAAAGGTGACTATTAAAAACGTTCAGAATGGTGCTACGATGTCTTATGAGTTGGTTCCTGAAAGCGAAGCCGACCTAAAGTCAAAGAAAATTTCTATCAGTTCTCCAATAGCTAAAGGGCTACTCGGAAAACAAGTTGGAGATTTGGCCGAAATTCAAGTCCCTAATGGGCTTATGAAATTCGAAATCGTAGATATTAGTCGTTAA
- a CDS encoding HIT domain-containing protein — MSSIFTKIIKGEIPCYKLAENDEFLAFLDIAPLAKGHALVIPKHETDYIFDIESDAYARLWQFAQNVAVAQKKVIPCERIGVAVIGLEVPHAHIHLIPINGVQDINFSRPKLTLSKEEMEDVAASIAQAY; from the coding sequence ATGTCTTCCATCTTCACCAAAATAATTAAAGGAGAAATTCCTTGTTACAAGCTTGCTGAGAACGATGAATTCTTGGCATTCCTTGATATTGCCCCTTTGGCAAAAGGCCATGCTTTGGTTATACCTAAGCATGAAACAGATTATATTTTTGATATAGAAAGTGATGCTTATGCTCGATTGTGGCAGTTTGCTCAAAACGTAGCCGTTGCTCAAAAGAAAGTCATCCCGTGTGAGCGTATTGGTGTTGCTGTAATAGGGTTAGAAGTTCCTCATGCACATATACACCTTATTCCTATCAATGGTGTACAGGACATAAACTTTTCTAGACCTAAACTAACACTTTCTAAAGAAGAAATGGAGGACGTGGCGGCTTCTATTGCTCAAGCATACTAA
- the ruvC gene encoding crossover junction endodeoxyribonuclease RuvC — MKSKTDRIILGIDPGTTIMGYGLIHVKGNKMELITMGVLHLSKLNSHADKLKRIFERTLVLIDEYKADEMALEAPFFGKNVQSMLKLGRAQGVAMAAGLYRDIPIFEYAPKKIKMSITGQGTASKEQVAAMLKSLLKIKEMPKHLDASDGLAAAVCHYFQNGKISGGKSYSGWGSFLKDNPDRLG, encoded by the coding sequence TTGAAAAGTAAAACAGACCGAATTATTTTAGGTATTGATCCCGGAACCACTATTATGGGTTATGGACTCATACATGTCAAGGGTAATAAAATGGAATTGATAACTATGGGTGTTTTACATTTATCCAAATTAAATAGCCACGCTGATAAATTAAAACGAATATTTGAACGCACACTTGTTTTGATAGATGAGTATAAGGCTGATGAAATGGCACTTGAGGCCCCTTTCTTTGGCAAGAATGTACAATCGATGCTCAAACTAGGTCGTGCTCAAGGTGTTGCTATGGCAGCTGGTTTATATAGAGATATTCCCATTTTTGAATACGCTCCTAAAAAAATAAAAATGTCTATTACTGGGCAAGGAACAGCATCGAAAGAGCAAGTTGCTGCTATGCTAAAAAGTCTATTGAAGATTAAAGAAATGCCTAAACACTTAGATGCTTCGGATGGCTTAGCCGCTGCAGTTTGTCATTATTTTCAAAATGGGAAAATTAGTGGTGGTAAATCGTATTCTGGTTGGGGCTCCTTTCTAAAAGATAACCCCGATAGATTGGGTTAA